GAATCCTTCTTACCTTATTTTAAAAAGGGCACAGCACCCGAGATGTCTTACCATTCAAAATTCAATGTAACCCTAGTTGGAGACCGCTTAGGAAATGTGTTGAAACAGAATGGAATAGGGAATAGAGTAAGTGACGTTGATATCATCAGTATTCTTGGGGAACGGGATTTGGATTTTGGAAGCTCATATCAATTGTCTAGAGAAATCGTGCTGAATGAGATGAAGTTTAATCCAGATTTAGAAATGAATTTTGATATTCATCGCGATTCATTGCCTAGAAATTTATCAACAACTACTATTAACGGGAATACCTATGCGAAGATTTCGTTTGTAATTGGAAGTTCACATGAAAACTACGAGGAGAATCTAAAATTCACTAATTCAATTAATGATATGATCGAAAAAAGTTACCCGGGTTTATCGAGGGGTGTAATTATTAAAAGTAGCGAACAAGGTAACGGTGTATATAATCAAGATTTATCTCCTAATAGTGTCATTATTGAAATTGGTGGAGTAGAAAATCGAATTGATGAGCTTTACCGTACTGCAGATTTATTAGGAAATGTTATAAGTGAATATTATTGGCAAACAGTGCATTAATTTTATTTAATGGGAAATTATTGTTTAGGTTTAAGAGTAAAAGAGAGAGAATTTAATTTCTATCGATTATGTTAGTCTCTAATTCTAAAATATATGAATAGGACTTTTCCTACTTATGAATTAATGAACAAAATGCAGAAGCGAGGGAAGCAAACAGGTAGTTTGTTCATAAACTTTTCGTATTATATGAAGAGGAATATCTTTATTTTAAAAGATAGTCTTTTCTAATGAATGCAGCAGGATACTTGAGGAAGAAAAATAAATAATATACTTGACCGTGTACTATGGTACACGGTTTAAATTTGTTATGGGGTGAATTATTTGAGTTATCTTATTAGTAAACTTGCTGATAAAAGTGGGGTAAATAAAGAGAAAATTAGATATTACGAAACCAGCTAATAGTTGTCAACATTTTTCAATAAAAAAATTAAAATAATGATGATATACTAAAAATGAGTATGCTAAATAACCTTCCTTATCTTCATATTTGGAAGGTTTTGTTTTATATTGATAAATATAGTCTCCAAGCTAATTCTTGGAAAGTAGTTTTGTTCTTTAAAAGTGCGTAAATTAAGTGTAAAAGCTTATTAACACAAGCGATACTTGCTACTCTATAGGGTTTACCTTCGTTGCGTTTTTTATCGTAAAACTCTCTTAATTTTCTATTCCTAGGAATAACAGTGTCACTCGTCTTTTGCTTTCGGGCATCTCGAATTCCACAGTATACAGCCATAAATAATGCTTGCCTTAGCCTTCTGGATCCTCTTTTCGTTATCCGATTTTGGGTTGCCGTAAATCGTCCAGAAGAGTAAACGCTTGGATCTACTCCTGCAAAGGCAACTAATTTTTTAGGGTGATTAAACCGATCTATTTCTCCAATTTCGGATATGATTGTTGCCGCAATCTTCCCTCCGATACCAGGGATAGACTGGATAATCTTATATTCTTCCATTTCTTTAGCGAGGGCATCTATTTCTGCTTCAAGTTGTGATAGATGCTCTTGGTATTGAAGAACAATGGCTATTAACATCTTTAAATTAAAAATAAGGCTTTCATACAAATTGCTTTGAAATGGATTTCGTAATGCTGCTTCACCCACTTTTCAGAACGTCTTGTACATAACGATACAATCTTTTCAGTTAATACTGATTCTGTAGTACTTAATACATGTTCAGAAGTAGGGAACAAGGAAAGAGTCTGTAAAGATACTTTCGAATACAAATCACCAAAGACCCCTCTATACTCAGGAAATACCTGATCTAGTACTGTTAGAAGCTGTATCTTGGTTTGCGAAGAGATACTTGAAATGGTCTCTTGTTGCCTTGTAAGATTACGAAGGTTTAAGAGTTGGATACCTCTTTTCTTATACGGTTCAATTTCTTCTTTATAGAATAATTCACATAAAAGATAGGCATCGACAGCGTCTGTTTTTACCTTTCTTAAACTTGCACTTCTTGCTCGATAAGAGATTAGGGGATTCACAATAATATAAATATATTGATGTTGCTCCAAAAATTGAATGACTGGAGATTGATAATGTCCTGTCGATTCTAAGATAACCGAAGGTTGTTTACCATCAGCTACTTTTTCAACCTCTTTTAAGAATACTAATAGAGCTTCGAAACCCTCTACTGTATGTTTTACACTAAAGCTTTTACGAAAAGGTTGTCCCTTATCCAAGAATGCATGTACCTGACTTTCACCTTTAGAAACATCCAGACCTATTACTGGATTCATCAATCATCTCCTCCTTAGAATTTAAGATTAGTCGGTTGTCCCTAGAGCTGCTTGTACTGTCATAGGTTCGCTTGTTAAACGGGATCTTTGTCCCAACCAGCCTGAAACATGATTATACAAGTAGGGAGTGAACAGTTTTGCGGACGGGATCATGTCCCACAAGCGCTTCGTTCTACTCCGACTACCGCTATAATAAAACTAAATAAAAAAAGTTCAACCAGTAAAACCTGGTTAAACTTATATTACGAACAAAGCGCTGTTCTTGAAAAAAGGGTTATAGTTTTTTTAAAAATACCTCAGGAAATGAGAAGCACACTTTGAAAAGGAAAAGGAAGTGTAAGTAGTTTCATTTATACTAAAGGAGTAGAATAGTTGAAAACCAATCAGAAAAAAGAGGATGAAAAATGGCATTGAATGACAGGGAAATGATGAATACTTCTTGAAAAAAAGTTGCAATACCTTTTTTAAGAGAACAAGGATTTAAAGGCTCATTACCTCACTTTAGAAGAAAGAATGAAACTAACATAGATTTAATTACTTTTCAATTTAACAAATGGGGAGGCTCATTTGTAGTTGAATTAGCGATTTGTACAATAGAAGGTATAGCAACACATTGGGGAGAGTACATTCCACCAAACAAAGTTACTGCCCATGATATAAACGAAAGATTTAGGTTAGGAGCCAAATCAATAGATGAAGACGGTATATGGTTTAATTTTGAAAATGCAAAATCAGTAGAAGATTTTGAGAAAGTTGCATCCATTGTTGTAGATTTATTAAATGTATCTGACCGTTCGTGGATTACCAAGTTCTTCAAGTAAATTGCTATCTTCAGCAATAGAAAGCGCTTTTAATGAATAAGGAAAAGCCTTATGTAAGTTAATGAATGATTGTTTAGAAGTGCTTGTAAAGTATTATCAATTCGTATTATCTTTTTCATGATGCCCTTCAGTTAATTTATGAACATAAAGTGGATAGTTTTATAGGAAATATTATAGACTTTTTTCTATATAGAGTGAGGCGATTACATGAAATATACTTGTCCTTGTTGTGGATATAAAACATTGGATGAAGAGCCAACAGATACATATGCAATTTGTAAAATATGCTTTTGGGAAGACGATGGTGTACAATTTCGAGATCCAGATTACCAGGGGGGAGCAAATGATGTTTCATTAAGGCAAGCACAAGAAAACTTTATTAAATTCGGTGCATGCTCAGAATTTTGTATTGATTCTGTTAGAAAACCAAGCCAGAATGATATAAAAGACCCTAATTGGAAACCTTTGTAGGAATTATTAGCACTCCAATGTTCGATCTTCCACAATAAAAGCGCTAGAGTAGAACATTAATGGACTGTAGCAGCAGTCTGTTTTTTATTTCATTATTTGTTATTGGGCAGGATAGTTTCAATTTAATGTTGAATCAATTTAGAAAAAGGAGTTGATTAATTTGGTAGGAGTATTAAAAAAACTTTATCTTCAATTTATAGCTTTGTTTTCAGTATTACTTTTATGTTCTTCAGCATTTGTTGATCCTCGGAGTTGGTGGAGTATACGTGAAATAACAGAGTTTAGTGCTGATGGTTTTTCATCACAATTTTCTTGGATAAAAATATCATGCTATGCCCTAATTGTTATAACTATAGTTGGTATACTAAACATACCTTTGGCAAAAAGAGCGTTTAAAACTATAATGAAACTTGGAGTGATAAAACTTCAATTGCTTTTAAATAATGTTAGAACTTTATTGAATTAATGAATTGAGAATGGGTGTTACTTATTTTTGTAAGATCCAAATTGAATGCTTTCTTTCTTCGACAATAAAAAGCGAGATTGTGAAACAACGTAGGTAGAATGATCAAACTTTTTTATAAAAACCAAACTTAAATCTGCTGGAGAAGAATCCATTTTGATCAATCTTTTTTCAAAATGGATTCTTTTTATTTATCGTAAAATATGGGTTTGCAAGGTATTTTTGATCAAACTTTATTTCAAAGCTACAGAAGGTATTGATTAAATTAAAATTGAAAACAGTATTTTGATTAACTAGATTATTTGTTGAAATGATTAATTTTAATCAAAAGCTGATATTAGGAAAAAGTTTTTCTTTATAATATGGGAATATTGACGTATAATTTAATGTAAATTGATAGAATCGTTAGGCGGAAGACGCATTTATCTCTTGGTATCAAGACTAAGAGATAGGTGCGTCTTTTTTTTGCTTAAGAAAGGAAGAGAAGATGGAATTTTTATCTGTTTATCCAAATTTAATTGAAATATTACTCCCTCCTCATAAAGGGGAGTGTGTCCTTTTATTTAGAAAGCAACTTGGATTAACTCAATCAGAATTAGCGGAAAGAGTAAATTTATCTAGAAGTGCGATTTCTAAAATGGAATCAGGAACGTCAGGTGTTAACGAAAAGGTATGGGAATACGTTACCAGGAATGTCTTTCAATCATTGCATAGTAATGAAAAGGTCTCATATATCGAATTTAGAGAAGTGTTAGAAAAAGTCTTTTTCTATAGTCAGAAAAAAGGTGTGAGTTAAAAGATGGATGTTATTATTGGCACTGGTAATGAACATTTAGATGCCATGATACAGGAGGATATAAAAAAATCTGGTATAGGTCATGTTGTTGCTATCGTTCCTACAAGAAGATCACTGGTGAAAAAAATAAATGAAGTATCTCCGGAAATGACTATTATAGGTGATGATTTATTAGGTGAAAGTAATAATCGTGGTGAGTCAGATGTTGAATGGGAAAATATTATAGAGGATATTAGGCGTTTTAGTTATAATTTGAGGATCGTTTTCTTCTGTGATCGATCTGAAGATGACTTATTTTTAGCAAAGCTAACCACTTTTAACATTACTGATATCTTTAACGAAGGTACATTTCCAAAAGATTATATCCAGCAGTTAAATCAAGAACCAAATTTCAAAAATATAATCCGCTTCAGGAATCAAGTTGAAAAAGCCACAGAAGATATGAAAAAAAAGAAAGTAGAAGAAGAGATAAAGGCTGCTGAAGAGATTATTGTTTCCGGTGTACGTCCGCAAGAAGGAAGAGTTGTTGAAAAGATTGTTCCGGTATATCAACAATTAATTGTACAACCTAAATTAATAGTGTTTGCTAGTGCGTTTGAGGGGGCTGGATCGTCCTCTATGGCTAAGTTATTTGCTGAACACCTTGCAACATTGAATCTTCATGTAGGTCTTGTAGAAAGCCCATATGCAGCTCCATATTGGTATGAAGCAATAGATGGAGAGGTTAGAGTAAAAGAAGATTGGAAAAGTTGGTTTTCAAGTATAGATAAAGACCAAGTTATTCGTAAGGGCAGCGATATAGAAGTTGAGAATGTTACGTATATCATAAAGGGACCTAACGACTTATTAGAAAAGTGGTCTTTATTAAAAACGGCTTATCTCATTGGATATGCACGTCAAATTCCTATAATCGTTTATGATATGTCTCATAATTTAACACATGAGCATGAAAGGGTTATCTTAAAGCAAGCAGACCATATATTCATTACTTCAACTTTTGATCCAGTGCGAGTGAATAGAAGCGTTGATGAGTATAGCGAGTTTAGAAAACAAATACCCCCTGAAAAGATTTCAATGATTTTAAACTACTCAACAAAAGACCTGCGTACAAAGTATGAAGATAAACTAAGGGATTCATTTTCAATTAATGGAGACGTCTACCATATACCATATGTTCATGAAATGACGACAGCTTTAATAAAAGGATGTTCCACATGGGAGCATATACCCGAAGATGATGAGTTTAAAAATGAACTAAAAAGCACGATGGCAATTCTTACAGAAAAAGTAGTAGGGAAAGAACTGCTTAGTAAATTATTACCAGAATCAAAGAGGAAGCGTTGGTCCTTTTTTAGTAAGAAATAGAGTGAAAATATATTAGAGGAAATATGCAAAAAAGAACTTATAAACATTGGTCTATAGGAGAACAAGAGCAACTTATTGAATTAATACAATATAGATTAAAGTATCACGAGATTGAATGGAGAAAGTTCAGTTTATTAGCTATTATCACACTTTATCTTCTTTATATATCTTTTTCATTTACCGCAATTGATTGAAATTTTGGTGGTATTGAAAGAGGTTTAAATAATTAATATTTTCTAAGCCATAGTAAAATCCTAAATAAGAATAAAAAATCAATATCTCTCATTATGTGAACAAAGAACCTCAAAAATATTTAAGAAATACCCTAAAAAGGTTAATCTATCAATATTGTATAAAATAATGCATAATCTATAAAAGTAACAAAGAGCCAACCCGTTGATATCATTGAGTTTGGCTCTTTTACTCGCTTCGTATTGTTGATGTTATGGTAACTAAAGATGTATATGATATACTCTTAGCTTTAATTTTCAACCAAATTGATTTTATCTTTATATTTTGCTTTTGCTTCCTTAATTAGTTTTTTAACACTTTTATCATCACCATTAAATTCTAATTCATCTGTTTCTAATGGAGCCTTACCATATACAGCACCTACAGGGATAAATGTTCCAGGATCAGAGCTACTTTCATCCATAAATAATATATAATGTTTACCTTTTTCCATAAGTTCATATCCATCTAAAGAATAATTAACCTTTTTTTTGCCATCACCAATAGTATCACTAGCAGCATTTTCTAATACAGAAATCACATCATTTTTAATAACTTCTTGACCAGAAGTATTTTTAATAACCTTCTTAACTTGAAAATTTGATATTGTATAGCCACCCATAATACCTTCATATCCATCTTCACCTACTACACCATCTTCTAGTATGGTAGGTTCCTCTTTATTTAATTTCTTCCCTATAACAATTAAAGTGGATTTATGCTCCATAGCTTCAACACTTTCAAACCCTTCATGTTTTCCGTGACCATAAAAAGACTGTTCAGTAACAGGTTCGTTATCTTTGTAAATATAAATACCACCAAAAAAGATTAGTGAAACTAAAATCGTTTTAATTAGAATCCCTTTGTATTTCATTTGAAAATTCCCCTCCTTAATATCTCGCTCGAATGCCAGACCAATCATCTGATACAGGATAAATACTATCTAGCCATTCTGGCCCCGATACCATAATTGAAGGAACATCATCTTCATGAGCTAATCCCAATGAATGTCCAACCTCATGTGCTGCCGTTTCTTTTTCTCGATCATCAGATAAAGGACCAAAATCAGCCCAGAAAGTTATGTTTGAATAATCACTAGTACTACAACGACATTCACTGACTTCTGTAGCATAGTCATTTGTATCAGTTGATGAATATTCGAATCTTATCGTAGCTTGTGATTTTGTGTATTTTTGACCATAAATCACAATCTCAGGTGCTGGATCCCAAGCAAAAACTCCATGTCTAGCATCGGTATTCCATGATCCTACCGAAGAACCAATGTAATAAGTTATTCCTTTAGGGTTAGGCACTTTATTTCCTAAAAATCCATATGCTTGTGCAGATATTGTAGTAAGTAAACACACAATAACCAATAAACTTGAGAAAACAAATTTCTTTTTCATAATATCCTCCTATTCTTAAATATCTAGTTAACTAATTTCTACAAAAAATGTTAAATTCCTCCTTTTATTCAAAATATTCAATCTATTAAGTTATTTGCCTTTATGGCATAACCAAATCTCAATAAAATTAATGCTGCAAAACAAAGAGCGAATTACTGTGTGTAACATAGAGAGTGAGAAGGGACAAGTTCTAGAAAGTCGGTTAAACCATTGGTATATATGGTTTTTTTGGTTACACCTAAGTTTTATGAATAAAACCACCATACAAACTGGTTTTGGTTGCCTTAATGGCAACCTTTTAGTCTTTAAGACATTAACGAAAAATTATGAAATACAGGTTTGCAAAACCAAAGGGCGAATTGCTATTAAATAATAGTGATAATAGAGAGGGTTTTTAAAAAGTGACTTGAAGAGTTGATATGACTAGGTTTGTTAAGGTTTTTAGGGTGTCACCTTTTTAAATAAATACAAATAAAAAAAGACCGTATCACTTTACAGATACGATCTAAAATCTTTATTAAAAAAACTTTGCAGGAAAACTTACCTTTTTACCATTTTGATCTTTAAGATTTTTTAAAGAGTGTTGAATTAATCTCATAGTAAGTTAGTATTACATGTATATAGTAGGTTATGAAGAAGATATACTTGCACTTTGAACAAAAATAGTTAAAGGTAAGTGTTGGCTTTTAGTAGTTAAATAACTTATTTGATCTAATAAAAAAAAGTAGTATAATAACCATATATTTATTTCTTATTGCTCAGATAGAGCCTTGCATTGAAGTTTTAAGCCCTATGGGTAGTATTTTCTCTTAGAGGAAGTCTGCCCATAGGGCTTTTTTGCGTTGTCATAAGGAATAAATCTTAGTTTAGTAGGGCGCTCACCTATTAAATTTTATTACACATTTTAGGAGGGATTTAAGTGAGCATAAAAATTAATCATTTAAAGGGTTTTTTACAAGTATTAGAAAGGGCAAAAGCTGTAGCATCTGATAAGAATGACGACATCAAATCTGGTGTATTAATTCAAGCTAAGGGAACATCTTTATCTATTAGAGGAATGGACGAAAATATTAGTTTACAGATTCAATCAAATGAACTAACAGAAGCAACCAAAGAAACATCTTTTTTGGTTCCGGCCTCGTTTTTTCAAGAATTGATGAAGAATTTACCTAAAGGAGATGTGAAATTAGTCAAAAAGGAATCGAAAAATGAAGTAAACATAGTAGTGGGGAAATCTCAGTTTAACATTGCAACTATGAATGGTGAAGATTACCCTGTAGTCGACGTGCTTCAAGAGGGTAATTCCTTTAAAATTGACGGTACTCTTTTTTCAGAAGGTCTCTCAGCTGTTAAACACGCAACATCAGAAAATGAAACAAGACCAATCCTAACAGGGGTACATATTGTTTCAAATGGTCAGTATTTAACTCTAATTGCA
The window above is part of the Metabacillus sp. B2-18 genome. Proteins encoded here:
- a CDS encoding CPCC family cysteine-rich protein; this translates as MKYTCPCCGYKTLDEEPTDTYAICKICFWEDDGVQFRDPDYQGGANDVSLRQAQENFIKFGACSEFCIDSVRKPSQNDIKDPNWKPL
- the spoIIP gene encoding stage II sporulation protein P, which gives rise to MRNLSEKDLKLLIVISVSLLISLLIYIHFFLLKDMNDKETTFEKKQGNNSEIPKMHLTAGTTSKIISASKGEEKLMEVSGKEIVPKEEALNNDGALDQLKINAHLDNIFKEPRVPIIDKNKFHSTFGRKVVFIYSSHNRESFLPYFKKGTAPEMSYHSKFNVTLVGDRLGNVLKQNGIGNRVSDVDIISILGERDLDFGSSYQLSREIVLNEMKFNPDLEMNFDIHRDSLPRNLSTTTINGNTYAKISFVIGSSHENYEENLKFTNSINDMIEKSYPGLSRGVIIKSSEQGNGVYNQDLSPNSVIIEIGGVENRIDELYRTADLLGNVISEYYWQTVH
- a CDS encoding DUF4304 domain-containing protein, with the protein product MPFLREQGFKGSLPHFRRKNETNIDLITFQFNKWGGSFVVELAICTIEGIATHWGEYIPPNKVTAHDINERFRLGAKSIDEDGIWFNFENAKSVEDFEKVASIVVDLLNVSDRSWITKFFK
- a CDS encoding matrixin family metalloprotease, with translation MKKKFVFSSLLVIVCLLTTISAQAYGFLGNKVPNPKGITYYIGSSVGSWNTDARHGVFAWDPAPEIVIYGQKYTKSQATIRFEYSSTDTNDYATEVSECRCSTSDYSNITFWADFGPLSDDREKETAAHEVGHSLGLAHEDDVPSIMVSGPEWLDSIYPVSDDWSGIRARY
- a CDS encoding helix-turn-helix domain-containing protein, with the translated sequence MEFLSVYPNLIEILLPPHKGECVLLFRKQLGLTQSELAERVNLSRSAISKMESGTSGVNEKVWEYVTRNVFQSLHSNEKVSYIEFREVLEKVFFYSQKKGVS